A portion of the Lolium rigidum isolate FL_2022 chromosome 1, APGP_CSIRO_Lrig_0.1, whole genome shotgun sequence genome contains these proteins:
- the LOC124664447 gene encoding DNA (cytosine-5)-methyltransferase DRM2-like, with amino-acid sequence MADSTSMMVDRFIEMGFPAEKVRKALEHAGGRQDEEAILEWLVAHQENDLSTDIEGFSSSSEGVDMADFDDKSLGAELTEKDRKFLYLVEMGFAEDEVSSCIDICGEHESVEVLADAIYAAQVDRRGGSYGGNFADRDLSADDKAIGTSGGVKRKNVGDPLGNKRRPHNKQFGQVDGAFCSGPVVGFDLPNESTSTSIAEGPPYFYFESLACSRQRVRDESPFLGKQPEFVDSKHFSVAARERSYIHNLPTLGRFHINPTQPKTIHGVFPETAKWWPAWDTRTQFNCFRTMTAPATVFKKMRLVLAKCDDHQVYCKKILDECKEWNLIWVGPKNVAALDPGEVEKVLGLPRDHTRGFKMTDRYWCLGNSVQVDTVAYHFSVLKAMFPSGIRVLSLFSGIGGAEVALGRLGINLKVVVSTESSEMNRNILRTWWDQSKQTGELIQIDDVQRLKGDYLETLVRRVGGFDLIIGGSPCTGGKGHNLVGNELEQSSVFGHYSLILEQVKQVMRRM; translated from the exons ATGGCGGATTCAACGAGCATGATGGTCGACCGCTTCATCGAGATGGGTTTCCCCGCAGAGAAGGTCCGGAAGGCTCTCGAGCATGCTGGAGGAAGACAAGACGAGGAAGCTATCTTGGAGTGGCTGGTTGCACATCAGGAG AATGATCTATCAACTGACATAGAGGGGTTCAGCTCGTCAAGCGAGGGTGTTGACATGGCTGATTTTGATGATAAG TCATTAGGTGCAGAGCTCACGGAGAAGGACAGAAAATTTCTATATCTCGTCGAGATGGGCTTTGCAGAGGATGAGGTCTCTTCGTGCATCGACATATGTG GTGAACATGAATCGGTTGAAGTACTAGctgatgcaatctatgctgcacaAGTAGATAGAAGGGGTGGAAGTTATGGCGGAAACTTTGCTGATCGGGATCTTTCAGCTGATGACAAG GCTATTGGAACTTCAGGAGGTGTCAAAAGGAAGAATGTTGGTGATCCTTTAGGCAATAAAAGACGACCCCATAACAAGCAGTTTGGACAGGTTGATGGTGCCTTTTGTAGTGGACCAGTGGTGGGCTTTGATCTTCCAAATGAAAGTACAAGCACATCTATTGCTGAAGGCCCACCTTACTTCTACTTTGAGAGCCTGGCATGTTCTCGACAAAGAGTCCGAGACGAGTCACCATTTCTAGGCAAACAGCCTGAGTTTGTAGACTCAAAGCACTTCTCTGTAGCAGCAAGGGAGAGAAGCTATATTCACAATCTGcctacacttggaagattccataTCAACCCGACACAACCAAAAACAATACATGGTGTTTTTCCTGAGACAGCAAAGTGGTGGCCTGCATGGGATACTAGGACACAGTTTAACTGTTTTCGGACAATGACTGCTCCTGCAACAGTATTTAAGAAAATGAGATTGGTGCTTGCAAAATGTGATGACCACCAAGTTTACTGCAAGAAAATCCTTGATGAATGCAAGGAATGGAACCTCATTTGGGTTGGCCCCAAAAATGTTGCTGCACTAGACCCTGGTGAAGTGGAGAAGGTGTTGGGTTTGCCAAGAGATCATACCAGAGGGTTTAAAATGACAGATAGGTATTGGTGTCTTGGCAACTCTGTCCAGGTGGATACGGTTGCTTACCATTTTTCGGTCCTAAAGGCGATGTTTCCTTCAGGCATCCGTGTCCTGTCCCTGTTTTCTGGCATAGGTGGAGCAGAAGTGGCTTTGGGTCGCTTAGGCATAAACTTGAAGGTGGTGGTTTCTACTGAGTCCTCTGAAATGAACCGAAACATTCTGAGGACCTGGTGGGATCAGTCGAAACAAACTGGAGAGTTGATTCAGATCGACGACGTCCAGCGACTCAAAGGCGATTACCTTGAGACCTTGGTGAGACGAGTCGGTGGTTTTGATCTGATTATTGGTGGAAGCCCATGCACCGGTGGAAAGGGGCACAACCTTGTAGGAAACGAGTTGGAGCAGTCTAGCGTGTTCGGCCACTATTCCCTCATACTGGAACAAGTGAAGCAAGTCATGAGAAGGATGTAG